The uncultured Desulfobulbus sp. genome window below encodes:
- the fliF gene encoding flagellar basal-body MS-ring/collar protein FliF, producing MAEQQDATPQQEEQQPQNTARPETGLRGLVATIKGWPLQRKAALAAVSVITLALFAFIIIKTQTADYQLLYGNLAETDASAVVEWLKGNNIPYKLGNNGRNIHIPAKDVYETRLSLAASGLPQGGGVGFEIFDKQSFALTDFVQKVNYSRALQGELARTITSLGPVESARVHLALPEKRLFKEQQQPATASVILKLAPRKRLKDTQVEGIVHLVSSSIEGLEPENVTIIDQNGNVLSKSGDKGSFGSLSPDLLAYQAQVEHRLETRAQALLDKSLGSKNSMVRVSATLDFTQTEKTEEVFDPEEPVIRSEQVSEEKTGSEVTGGVPGVQSNLQGNTNQASGATPPSSRSQRTTNYEISKVVSKVINPVGTITKLSVSVLVADQVVPGETPKATTTTKPRSAEELKTVETMVASALGIDLTRGDKIEVTSMPFLESLEASAEEEAYAAANRLYQYTPFIRYGLLLLAGVLLYFLMVRPLMKTLNRDVTEHYKTVEEMEAEQAGGSQRQPGQASAALDANGQPIPGAQGAAGQQQGPGAIPGMAETQEVQPALTGGAGYKQALESEESEDPLDKIRKAVESDPVFSAHVLKGWIRDEE from the coding sequence ATGGCTGAACAACAGGATGCAACGCCTCAACAAGAGGAACAACAACCTCAAAACACTGCTCGCCCAGAGACCGGCTTGAGAGGACTGGTTGCGACGATTAAAGGGTGGCCTCTGCAACGGAAAGCAGCCCTGGCAGCTGTCTCAGTCATCACCCTTGCGCTGTTTGCCTTTATCATAATCAAGACGCAAACAGCCGATTATCAGCTCTTATACGGAAACTTGGCGGAGACTGACGCCTCGGCTGTGGTCGAGTGGCTCAAGGGTAATAATATCCCCTATAAGCTGGGTAATAATGGGCGTAACATTCATATTCCTGCCAAGGATGTGTACGAAACAAGGCTCTCCCTTGCGGCCTCAGGTTTACCGCAAGGAGGGGGGGTTGGTTTTGAAATATTTGACAAGCAATCATTCGCCCTGACGGATTTTGTCCAGAAGGTCAATTACTCCAGGGCATTGCAGGGAGAACTTGCGCGCACTATCACTTCACTTGGTCCGGTGGAATCGGCACGGGTCCACCTGGCCCTCCCGGAAAAACGTCTCTTTAAAGAGCAACAACAGCCAGCTACAGCCTCGGTTATATTGAAGCTGGCACCACGTAAACGGTTAAAAGACACACAAGTAGAAGGTATCGTCCACCTGGTATCAAGCTCGATTGAGGGTTTGGAGCCAGAAAACGTGACCATCATTGACCAAAACGGTAACGTGCTCTCTAAAAGTGGTGACAAAGGCTCCTTTGGCAGCCTTTCTCCCGATCTGCTCGCCTACCAGGCCCAGGTTGAACACCGTCTGGAAACACGCGCTCAGGCTCTTTTGGACAAATCCCTCGGCTCGAAAAATTCCATGGTGAGGGTCAGCGCCACCCTTGATTTCACCCAAACTGAAAAAACGGAAGAGGTATTTGACCCGGAAGAACCTGTGATTCGCAGCGAACAGGTCAGTGAGGAAAAAACCGGCTCAGAGGTTACCGGTGGGGTGCCAGGAGTACAATCAAACTTACAAGGCAATACCAATCAGGCTAGCGGGGCCACCCCGCCCTCCAGCCGCTCCCAGCGCACAACCAATTATGAGATCAGCAAGGTCGTCTCCAAAGTCATCAATCCGGTTGGAACCATCACTAAACTCTCGGTATCGGTGCTTGTTGCGGACCAGGTGGTCCCTGGGGAAACTCCGAAGGCAACGACCACCACAAAACCAAGATCAGCTGAAGAGCTGAAAACCGTTGAAACCATGGTCGCTTCAGCTCTGGGAATTGACTTGACCCGCGGTGATAAAATCGAAGTTACCTCCATGCCTTTCCTCGAATCTCTTGAGGCCAGTGCTGAGGAAGAGGCCTATGCCGCGGCAAACCGTCTCTACCAGTACACCCCTTTTATTCGATATGGGTTATTGCTCCTTGCCGGGGTTCTTCTCTATTTTCTGATGGTTCGGCCATTGATGAAAACCTTAAACCGTGATGTTACGGAACATTACAAGACCGTTGAAGAGATGGAAGCAGAGCAGGCAGGTGGCTCCCAGAGACAACCTGGGCAGGCCTCTGCTGCCCTGGATGCAAATGGGCAACCAATTCCTGGAGCTCAGGGAGCTGCCGGGCAGCAGCAAGGCCCCGGAGCAATCCCTGGAATGGCTGAAACCCAAGAGGTGCAACCTGCTCTTACCGGCGGAGCTGGCTATAAACAGGCTCTGGAATCGGAAGAATCTGAAGACCCACTTGATAAAATACGCAAAGCAGTGGAAAGCGATCCGGTCTTTAGTGCGCATGTTCTCAAAGGATGGATTCGTGATGAGGAGTGA
- the fliG gene encoding flagellar motor switch protein FliG, whose product MASTEKLSGLKKAAILLIILGERLATKLLAELSDEEIFRVTRCMAEIDHIPEETKLRVLEDFELAAESQAGIVVKGQEFAKKLIAGSSSDKDRESALMRQFVSGTEARPLETIAKMHPSMVAGLLEREHPQTLALVLSTQATEHAGAIIAKLPEEKRSDVVYRIATLDAVSPAVIDRIEEALSKEIGIVVGGEEQKEVGGLNKVVEILDNMTDNLDAEILENLEEIDPEMVESIRKMMFTFEDLCALDGRSIQMILREVNNDSLTMALKTASDEIKEKIFANMSSRAADMIRDDLGAMGPVRLSEVEAMQQTIVKIAMKLEEEGKLVLGRGTGGDEFV is encoded by the coding sequence ATGGCCTCAACTGAAAAATTATCCGGTTTGAAAAAGGCCGCCATTCTGCTGATTATTTTAGGGGAACGGTTGGCCACCAAGTTGCTTGCTGAACTCTCGGATGAAGAAATCTTTCGAGTTACCCGTTGCATGGCTGAGATAGACCATATTCCCGAGGAGACAAAACTCAGAGTCCTCGAAGATTTCGAACTCGCTGCCGAAAGTCAGGCCGGTATTGTAGTTAAAGGTCAGGAGTTTGCAAAAAAATTGATTGCTGGCTCTTCCAGTGACAAGGATCGAGAATCCGCTCTGATGCGCCAGTTTGTCTCTGGCACTGAAGCTCGTCCCCTTGAAACCATTGCCAAGATGCACCCCTCTATGGTTGCAGGGCTCCTTGAACGGGAACATCCGCAAACCCTGGCCCTTGTTCTCTCCACCCAGGCAACCGAGCATGCGGGTGCCATTATCGCCAAACTTCCTGAGGAAAAACGCTCCGATGTCGTTTATCGCATCGCTACACTTGATGCCGTATCCCCCGCAGTTATCGACAGGATTGAAGAAGCTTTAAGCAAGGAAATCGGTATTGTCGTTGGTGGAGAGGAACAAAAAGAGGTCGGTGGCCTGAACAAGGTTGTCGAGATCCTTGATAACATGACCGACAATCTGGATGCGGAAATCCTTGAGAATCTTGAAGAGATCGATCCGGAAATGGTTGAGAGCATCCGGAAGATGATGTTCACCTTTGAGGACCTCTGCGCCCTTGATGGTCGTTCTATCCAGATGATCCTGCGCGAAGTTAACAACGACTCTCTGACAATGGCATTAAAAACCGCCTCTGATGAGATCAAAGAAAAAATCTTTGCCAATATGTCTTCTCGTGCTGCAGATATGATCCGTGATGACCTGGGAGCCATGGGGCCGGTTCGACTCTCCGAGGTCGAGGCCATGCAGCAGACTATCGTTAAAATTGCGATGAAACTTGAGGAAGAGGGTAAACTGGTTCTGGGTAGAGGTACTGGCGGCGATGAGTTCGTCTAA
- a CDS encoding FliH/SctL family protein, producing MSSSKEFKSKVFKADSLFTPHSLVRQTLDPLSLPQKPEPVSTPESIESEAVEKTPETIDPVDTSAAKPNSPPNPKMDAEPKPEPTTPQPPPEPPQPEPPPEPAIDLEALRQEGYAQGYEQAMAESAAQIQAKVEQSLQSFATACQKIDQINQERLKGTHADLVNLVIALTEKILNQELTTPRNQIATTLENALEQAITSEEFHVSLHPEDLAFAEERAPALISSIRGLEHLVFKADPGIRRGGCYLESVSCSVDATIDGKLESTRELLTGHPELVLNTEDNNEEVAATAEDTSADTIRKPPGGE from the coding sequence ATGAGTTCGTCTAAAGAATTCAAATCAAAAGTGTTCAAGGCAGACTCACTTTTCACTCCTCACTCTCTTGTTCGCCAAACCCTGGATCCACTCTCCCTGCCACAAAAGCCGGAACCAGTGTCCACTCCAGAATCAATTGAGTCAGAGGCCGTTGAGAAGACTCCTGAAACTATCGATCCTGTGGATACGTCTGCAGCTAAGCCGAATTCTCCTCCAAATCCAAAAATGGATGCAGAACCAAAGCCGGAGCCGACGACACCACAGCCACCGCCAGAACCTCCGCAACCAGAACCGCCACCTGAACCAGCGATTGATTTGGAAGCGCTTCGCCAAGAAGGATATGCCCAGGGATATGAGCAGGCTATGGCTGAAAGCGCAGCCCAAATACAAGCTAAAGTTGAACAAAGCCTTCAAAGTTTTGCCACCGCATGCCAAAAAATTGACCAAATCAATCAAGAGCGTCTCAAAGGGACCCATGCCGACCTTGTCAATCTGGTGATCGCACTCACTGAAAAAATTTTAAATCAGGAACTCACTACTCCCCGCAACCAGATTGCCACAACCCTTGAAAACGCCTTAGAGCAAGCCATTACCAGTGAAGAGTTCCACGTTTCTCTCCATCCAGAAGACCTTGCTTTTGCCGAAGAACGTGCACCAGCCCTGATCAGCTCTATTCGGGGGCTGGAGCATCTGGTTTTTAAGGCCGATCCGGGGATACGCCGCGGCGGCTGTTATTTAGAATCAGTGAGCTGCAGTGTGGATGCAACCATAGATGGGAAATTGGAAAGTACCAGAGAACTGCTCACAGGGCACCCGGAACTGGTGTTAAACACAGAAGACAACAATGAGGAAGTGGCAGCAACGGCAGAAGATACTTCTGCTGATACCATCCGAAAGCCTCCTGGGGGGGAGTAA
- a CDS encoding FliI/YscN family ATPase: protein MNTSTLLSSFSPVRVYGKVHRIVGLVVEGSCPRSSIGSLCDIYPLQPGPPVPAEIVGYANNRALLMPLGELRGLGPGSYISVRKEQATISVGNDLLGRVLDGMGHPLDAGPAPHLPQEKALYSLPPSPMQRDSITQSLDLGIRAINGLLTCGVGQRMGIMAGSGVGKSVLLGMMAKYAKADINVIALIGERGREVREFIERDLGKEGLAHSVIIAVTSDQSPLLRMRGAFVATAIAEYFSLQGKNVLLMMDSVTRFAMAMREIGLSIGEPPTTKGYTPSVFATLPKLLERAGNFENQGSITGLYTVLVDGDDLTEPVADSVRSILDGHIVLSRSIAAKNHYPAIDIMMSTSRVMRDITTERHMELAGKIRSVMAVYRESEDLINIGAYTNGSNKKIDYAISRMDAINTFLVQGFTESCSLEETLTAMGDLVSDRQGNDRRRAGRKGMDRRKTDGNQGRK, encoded by the coding sequence ATGAACACCTCTACACTTCTCTCTTCATTTTCTCCTGTGCGGGTCTACGGCAAAGTGCACCGCATAGTCGGGCTTGTTGTCGAGGGCAGCTGCCCCCGTTCATCCATTGGCTCTCTTTGCGATATTTACCCCCTACAACCAGGGCCTCCCGTACCGGCTGAAATTGTTGGCTATGCAAATAACCGAGCCCTGCTCATGCCGCTTGGTGAACTGCGAGGGCTTGGGCCGGGTAGCTACATCAGTGTGCGTAAAGAACAGGCCACTATCTCGGTCGGAAACGACCTGCTGGGTCGAGTGCTTGATGGAATGGGACACCCCCTCGATGCAGGCCCAGCCCCCCACTTGCCCCAGGAAAAAGCCCTCTATTCCCTGCCCCCAAGCCCCATGCAACGTGATTCCATTACCCAATCATTGGACCTTGGAATTCGAGCTATTAATGGCCTTTTGACCTGTGGGGTAGGCCAACGTATGGGGATTATGGCCGGTTCTGGTGTGGGCAAATCGGTGCTGCTTGGCATGATGGCAAAATATGCAAAAGCTGATATCAATGTGATTGCGCTCATTGGCGAACGTGGACGCGAAGTACGGGAGTTCATCGAACGCGATCTGGGGAAAGAAGGACTGGCCCATTCCGTTATTATTGCGGTTACCTCGGATCAATCACCACTGCTGCGCATGCGTGGGGCCTTTGTTGCCACAGCCATAGCCGAATATTTTTCACTTCAGGGAAAAAATGTCCTGTTGATGATGGATTCGGTCACCCGTTTCGCCATGGCCATGCGAGAGATCGGGCTCTCCATCGGTGAGCCGCCCACAACCAAAGGGTACACCCCCAGCGTTTTTGCAACCCTGCCTAAACTCCTTGAACGCGCCGGAAATTTTGAAAACCAGGGATCAATAACCGGACTCTATACCGTGCTTGTTGACGGGGATGACCTCACTGAACCTGTGGCTGACTCGGTTCGTTCCATTCTGGATGGGCATATCGTCCTTTCCCGGTCTATTGCCGCTAAAAATCACTACCCGGCCATTGATATCATGATGTCCACCAGCCGCGTTATGCGTGATATCACCACAGAACGACATATGGAGCTAGCGGGTAAAATTCGATCCGTTATGGCTGTGTATCGGGAATCAGAAGATCTGATAAATATTGGTGCTTATACCAATGGCAGCAACAAAAAAATCGATTATGCCATCTCTAGAATGGACGCGATCAATACCTTTTTGGTGCAGGGATTTACCGAATCGTGCAGTCTGGAAGAAACCCTTACGGCCATGGGTGATCTGGTCAGTGATCGTCAGGGGAATGATCGTCGACGTGCTGGTCGCAAGGGTATGGATCGACGTAAAACTGATGGTAATCAAGGACGTAAATAA